DNA from Brevibacterium sp. 'Marine':
GTGACCTTCGACCACGACTGAGACAGGAGCGAGATGAACGGCAAGCAGGCCAGGACCGGCCGCGGCAGAATCGCATGGACCGCGGCGGCCCTGGCCCTGCTTGCCATCGCTGCCGTGCTCATCACCGCCGGTCTTCTCACCGACCACTCACCACCCCAACCCGATGCCGACTCCGCTGCTGAACAGTCCGAGTCGCGCACGACACCGTCGGCCGATGCACAGCCGACGGATCCCTCGACTCCCCGGACCGAACAGAGCAGCGACGGCGATCAGCAAGCCGGTATGGAGGCCTCGGCCCCCACCCGGCTGCGGATCCCGGCGATCGACGTCGACACCAGCCTCATGGACTTGGGGCTGACCGCCGACGACGAGCTCGAAGTCCCACCCCTGGGCAAGGACGCGCCCGCCGGCTGGTACAAGCGTTCACCCACCCCCGGCGAGGTGGGGCCTTCCCTCATCGTCGGACACGTCGACTCCGCCTCGGAGGGACCTGCAGTGTTCTACCGCCTCGGTGCACTCGAGCCCGGAGACACCGTGTCGGTCACCCGGGAAGACGGCTCCGAAGCCGAGTTCACCATCGACGACGTCACCGACTACGGCAAGGACTCGTTCCCCGACTACCGGGTCTACGGCAACACCGAGGACCCCGAGATCCGCCTGATCACCTGCGGCGGGGAGTTCGACGACGACACCGGTCACTATGAGGACAACATCGTCGTCACCGGCCACCTCAGCGACGGCGGGTGAGGCTAAGCGACGGCGGGTGAGTCCCCGCAACCGCTTGTGAGCGCCCGCAACCGCGTGTCCAAAGGGCAGGTGCAGAGCCTTAGGGGTCTGCGCCTGCCCTTTGAGCACGCGGATGCAACTTCAGTTGCCGCCTACATGGCATGTTTGACGCCCTTCCTGACCAACACCCAGTTCGCCGGAAAACTCGTGAGGAAGCCCAGCATCATCGCAATCTGCATCATCAGCCAGAAGACCGGTGAATCGGGTTCTGGCGGCGAGGAGAAGAAGACCAGAGACACCAGTGCCATCCAGCCGAACATGCCGACTTCGAATGCGACCAGCGAGAGTGTGTCTGCCTTGATGGCATTCTTCAGGGCGTCCTTGGGGCTGTCGTGTTTGGTGAACCCCATCCCGAAGTACTGGAAGGCGATGCCGAAGATGTATGCCAGTGCGAACTCAACGACGTAGTCGGTGAGCAGGCTCGAACCGGCGATGACGAAGCCGGTGAGGAAGACCAAGGGTGCACCGATCATATCGCCGAGTGAGCAGCCGGCACTGCAGTGAGTTGTAGAGACGAACACGCTCTGCCAGAACGGCTTGCCCTGATCGTGGGAGTCCGTGGCATCCGTTGATTCGTGGTGCGACCGTCCCAGTGTGAAGTACGCCCAGATGCCGACGAGAGGGAAGAAAAGGCCGATGAGCGGCCAGACGAGGTTCATGATCGGCATCATCGACTGCCGGTGGCGCGTGATGTCGATGCTGATCGTCACTGCCTGGCCAGCGCTGACGGCGAGGGAAGTCCAGGCGAGCACTTCAAGCCATTCCATGGCGTCTCCGATCTGCCGTGGTCCGAGCCTTCCTGTCTGTCGCAGGCGCACACTTCGATCAGTGGGCGGACGCGACTGTGGCCACTCTATTCCCATGCGCGGCGCTCGTACACCGGGTGCCGGGACCGGGTCGTTGCCACGATCGCACCTTAAGCGAATCCGCTCGACGGGGCGGCGGAATGAACGCCACTCACCTGCCGGTGGTCGCTTCGGGCCCGGCCTCCCGACGCCGCTCACCCGCCGTGGTGAGTGCCCGCAACCGCGTGTTCAAAGGGCAGGTGCAGAGCCTTATGGGTCTGCGCCTGCCCTTTGAACACGCGGATGCAATTTCAGTTGCCGACGGCCACCTCGACGCCGGCCTCCTCGGCCTCCTCGGCCTTCCGCGCCTTCGCGGCCACCCGCTCCAGGCGGACGACGTGAGCGAGCAGTGCGAACCAGACGAGAGCCAGGCCGGCGAGCGTCAGCCACACAGCAGATGCATCCAACCCGAAGGCGAGCAGGATGGTGCGGATATTCGTGAGGATGATGATTCCGCCTG
Protein-coding regions in this window:
- a CDS encoding class F sortase translates to MNGKQARTGRGRIAWTAAALALLAIAAVLITAGLLTDHSPPQPDADSAAEQSESRTTPSADAQPTDPSTPRTEQSSDGDQQAGMEASAPTRLRIPAIDVDTSLMDLGLTADDELEVPPLGKDAPAGWYKRSPTPGEVGPSLIVGHVDSASEGPAVFYRLGALEPGDTVSVTREDGSEAEFTIDDVTDYGKDSFPDYRVYGNTEDPEIRLITCGGEFDDDTGHYEDNIVVTGHLSDGG
- a CDS encoding DUF4396 domain-containing protein — encoded protein: MEWLEVLAWTSLAVSAGQAVTISIDITRHRQSMMPIMNLVWPLIGLFFPLVGIWAYFTLGRSHHESTDATDSHDQGKPFWQSVFVSTTHCSAGCSLGDMIGAPLVFLTGFVIAGSSLLTDYVVEFALAYIFGIAFQYFGMGFTKHDSPKDALKNAIKADTLSLVAFEVGMFGWMALVSLVFFSSPPEPDSPVFWLMMQIAMMLGFLTSFPANWVLVRKGVKHAM